From a region of the Pontixanthobacter gangjinensis genome:
- the aqpZ gene encoding aquaporin Z — MTRKLAAEAFGTFWLVFGGCGSAVLAAGFPELGIGFVGVSMAFGLTVLTMAYAVGGISGGHFNPAVSLGLAVANRFDWKELLPYWLAQLIGAAIAGWALYAIASGQTGWTPGGFASNGYGDLSPGKYSIISALLIEIILTAGFLIVILGSTSKAVPGGFAPISIGLCLTLIHLISIPVTNTSVNPARSSGVAFFAETGAVGQLWLFWVAPLVGAAIGAAIWRFLLTPGESLEDIGGE; from the coding sequence ATGACCCGTAAATTAGCAGCCGAAGCATTCGGCACATTCTGGTTGGTGTTTGGTGGGTGCGGCTCGGCCGTTCTTGCCGCCGGTTTTCCGGAACTTGGAATTGGTTTTGTCGGCGTTTCGATGGCATTCGGCCTGACGGTGCTGACCATGGCTTATGCTGTTGGGGGAATCTCGGGCGGCCATTTCAACCCAGCGGTTTCGCTTGGCCTAGCGGTTGCCAATCGGTTCGATTGGAAAGAATTGCTGCCCTATTGGCTTGCGCAGCTGATCGGCGCCGCGATAGCCGGGTGGGCACTTTACGCGATTGCATCTGGCCAAACCGGCTGGACTCCCGGCGGTTTCGCCTCGAACGGTTATGGCGATCTTTCGCCGGGCAAATATTCGATAATCTCGGCCTTGTTGATTGAAATTATTCTGACGGCGGGCTTCCTGATTGTGATCCTTGGATCGACTTCGAAGGCGGTTCCAGGCGGTTTTGCGCCAATTTCCATTGGGCTTTGCCTGACGTTGATTCACTTGATCTCTATTCCGGTAACCAACACGTCGGTTAATCCTGCACGCTCTAGCGGCGTGGCTTTCTTCGCAGAGACTGGCGCTGTGGGACAGCTGTGGTTGTTCTGGGTTGCGCCTTTGGTGGGCGCAGCAATTGGTGCTGCAATCTGGCGCTTTCTGCTGACACCCGGTGAATCGCTAGAAGACATTGGCGGCGAATAA